A single Antechinus flavipes isolate AdamAnt ecotype Samford, QLD, Australia chromosome 5, AdamAnt_v2, whole genome shotgun sequence DNA region contains:
- the LOC127564720 gene encoding leucine-rich repeat-containing protein 10-like has translation MGNTLRALIAFVPADGCQNYLLGDLREMPLDKMVDLSSRQLRRFPLHVCSFRELVKLYLSDNKLNSLPPELEQLQNLQILALDFNNFRALPPVVCTLKQLCILYLGNNKLRDLPLELSLLQNLKTLWIENNYLTQLPEVICELSLLKTLHAGSNALRLLPGQLRSLQELRTIWLSGNLLSDFPAVLLHMPFLEVIDVDRNNISYFPSLVHLSGLKLVIYDHNPCRNAPKVAKGVRRVGRWSEETPEPDPRKARRLRMAKEEADQGQPPAPPASLPASDKLD, from the coding sequence ATGGGGAACACCCTCCGGGCCCTCATCGCCTTCGTCCCCGCCGATGGCTGCCAGAACTACCTGCTGGGAGACCTCCGGGAGATGCCCCTGGACAAGATGGTGGACCTGAGCAGCAGGCAGCTGCGACGCTTTCCCTTGCACGTGTGCTCCTTCCGGGAGCTGGTGAAGCTCTACCTCAGCGACAACAAGCTGAACAGCCTGCCCCCGGAACTGGAGCAGCTGCAGAACCTGCAGATCCTGGCCTTGGATTTCAACAATTTCCGAGCCTTGCCTCCGGTGGTGTGCACGCTGAAGCAGCTCTGCATCCTCTACCTGGGCAACAACAAGCTCCGGGACCTGCCCTTGGAGCTGAGCTTGCTGCAGAACCTCAAGACGCTCTGGATCGAGAACAACTACCTGACCCAGCTGCCCGAGGTCATCTGTGAGCTGAGCCTGCTCAAAACCCTGCACGCCGGCTCCAACGCCCTGCGCCTCCTGCCCGGGCAACTGCGGAGCCTCCAGGAGCTGAGGACCATCTGGCTTTCGGGCAACCTGCTGAGCGATTTCCCCGCCGTGCTGCTGCACATGCCCTTCCTCGAAGTGATCGACGTGGATCGAAACAACATCTCCTACTTTCCCAGCCTGGTTCACCTGTCGGGCCTGAAGCTGGTCATCTACGACCACAACCCCTGCAGGAATGCCCCGAAGGTGGCCAAGGGGGTGCGGCGCGTGGGGAGGTGGTCGGAGGAAACCCCCGAGCCGGACCCCAGAAAAGCCAGGCGGCTTCGGATGGCCAAGGAGGAGGCTGACCAAGGGCAGCCACCTGCTCCCCCTGCCTCTCTTCCTGCGTCTGACAAACTGGACTAG